In the genome of Candidatus Ornithobacterium hominis, the window CGCTAAGATTAACCATTAAATCTACTCCAAAATTATAGGAATTAGATTTTGTTCTTCCTAAACTAGAGAGATTAATAGGAATTTTGGGACCAAAATCTTCTGTTCCTAAAGCGGTAAGGTTTTTTCTATAGTAAACGCTGCTACCATCAATATAAATTTTATCAGGAAGGTTATCTCCATCTATATCCTGAAAGAGAACTTTAGAATGAGTGCTTCCCCAGTTGCTTCCTCCACCGCCTCCTAAGGTATTGTTATTAAATCTTCCTATTCCTGTAATTCCTACTCCCACTCGGAAGTTTACCCCTCCACTCTCGGAGTTGGAAGTTCCCACCAGTGTAGGTTTACCAGAAAAACCATCTATTCCTAGAATAGTATAGGCAATGTTATCAGATGGAACTTGCCAAGTTTTAAAAGCTCCAAAAGGAATATAATTGCCATTACTGTCATGAACATCATCATAATAATCCATTTTGTTAGTATAGAAAAGCTGTCCTTCAGCATCATAACTGCGGATTTCTTTCAGTAATGTTTTTTTGAAGGCACCCTCTCTGTAGACCAACTCATAAGAGCGAACCATTTGTCCAGAGTACTTTATTTCTATTTTTCGAAGAAGCCTGTCGTGCTGTTGTTTAAAACCAAGCCTTGCAGAAATTTGAACATCATTTCTTAGGTTTTCTCCCAAGTCTTTGTCTGTAATAAAATGTACAGAGTAAGCTCCTTTGGTGTTGTTTTTTCCAGTATAATAAATACTTTTAGGGTAGAGTACCCCTCCATCTTTTACATATTCATAGTGGATACTGTTTCCTTTCAGGTCTTTCTGAGAAAAAATCGCCCAGTGCCCTATATTACCCTGAGGATCTGCAAGCACAGAAGAAGCAACTATACTGTTTTCATCTCTCCCATAGTAAAAAGTAACCCCGCTTTTAGATTTTACCATCCAATGATAATTATTAGGATGGTTTCCTTTTCTAATGATTTGGTTAAAGCTCCCTTCCCTTCTTGGGTAAAAATGCTTGTTTGTAGTTCTGTTTTCCCACTCATTTCTGTGAGTGTTAGGTAGAAGTTCTTCTCCTGATAAAATATAAGATTCTGTCTCATATTGAGCATCATAACGAGGTGCTCCCCAACGGGTATCAATACTTAGAGATGGAAGGGTTAAATTCCATCCTGTTCCCAGCCAGCTTTGACCGCCATTACTGCTGTATTGTATACTCAGCCCTGGCTGCATACCCGCTCTTCCAGCTGGAAGATCTATAGAAAAAGAGGTTGAAGCTGAGCCGTCTGGACTTGCTGAAGGTGGAGAAACTGACTGTACTCCAACAAAAGGGCTTGCAGCTTTGAGTCCACGGATGCTGGTAGGAGTAAAACCTGAAGTATCGGGACTTTCAGGAAGTTTGATAATTCCCGCAATAAAGGCTGAAGATTCTTTAGTTTTCCCGCTGACACTCTCTGCTAAATGAGATTTTACTTCTGATTGTGGAAGTTTCTGCCATCGCTTTTTAGCTCTGTCGTAGAAGAAAATGGAAATGTCTTTTTCAGTATATCCTTCTGGGATTTTAGTTTTGTCATAAGCAATTTCAATAGAAATTTCCTTTTCAAATAAAATTCCCCTAGGCCGCATACGATAGCCCTCCGCATTTTTTGTTAGATTAATTATGTTGCTTCCTAGAGCAGGAAGATTTCTTTTATTTAGGGCAGAAACAGATACTCTTAGTGCCTTAGAGACACTTCCTTCTGGAAATTCAGCCCAAAATCCCTTCTGACTGATGACCGCTGCAGAGGAAGGAGTAACAAGCTTACTTGATAAACTAGGATGTTCTTCTGTAGTATCAGGTTTATTTTTGTTTTCTATTTCTTTAGTGCTGAAAAAGTCTAAATGCCTTGAAGCATAGGTTACAGCTCCTAAGCTGGCACTTATCCCTAAAAATAAAAATATATGATAGATGTATTTTTTTCTCATGTTGATACAACTAATGAACAATAAGTTTTAAGCTGTTTTCTCCCAATAGTGTTTTAATATGGATGATATATACCCCTGAAACACCAATATTTCCATGATATTCATACTGAGATAGATTATAGAAATTCTGTGACTGCATGAGCCTTCCCTCTATGGTATAAATGCTGACCTGTCCGCTGGTGGTTTTAGGGAACGCTGCCTGAAGCGTAAAATTTCCTCCTGGAGCAGGATTAGGATAGAGCAGAATCTGCGAATCCGCAATTTCATTTTCTACATAAGTCTTGAATTTAGAAACAGATTTACAGCCATGCTCGTTTTTGATTCTAAGCTCATAGTCACCTGCCTGGCTGAGGAGATAATTTTTGTTTTCTGAAACTAGACGACCGTTCTGGTACCACTGATAGGCATAGTTCCCTTTAGGCAAGCTTTCTTCTGGAGACAGCAGCAGTGGTTTTTTAGCGATAATATATTCTGAATTGAGATTTGGTAGCGGAGCATCTCCGTCAGAGAGATAAAAGCTATCCTTGTAAGTCCTTCCATAAGCATCAGAAATGTTATATAAATACTTTCCTGAAGAAAGGCGCAGAGCCTTTTGATTAAGCTCTTCAGAGCTTAAGTTCATACTTTGCTGATAGGAAGGAGTTTCTTCTCTATGAAGGGTTACATGATAAGGAGCCTGCCCTCCCACAATATTAAATCTTACTTTTCCAGAGAGGCTTTCCCTGCATTTGGAGGCTTCTATATCTAGATGAGAAAACATCTCTGGTGCTATCCAGATACTATAAGCAGTCTGCCCATTGGCGGAATCTTCCCAATTATTTAAAATAAATGGCTTTTGAGAGGAAACTTTTCCTAATTTATGATACTTTGTTGAAGTGGGATGAAATAATCGCTCCTTAGAAGAATCTGTGACCAGCCAATAGTAATCATTTTTCTCACTAGACTTTGCTTCTTTATCACTTGAAAGAGGAGGCAGGACTCTAGGGTCAGCCTTCCAATGCAGTTCTATATCAGAATGTTTATGATAATCCATTAACCAAACTCTGGAGAGTCCTCTGGGCTGACCTTCTTTTTGTTTTTTTAGTTCTAATTCTTTCCCATTATCACTCCAGAAAACAAAATAACCATCTGGAATTTCCTTGCCATTTTTTGCAGTGAGCCCTACGGTAATCATCTGCTCATCATTAGAATTTCTGCTGACCATCTGGGAGATTTCTCCCTCTTTATCTTTTCCTACAGCTGTAATATTTTGATTAAATTCCTTGTGTTCAGTATAATCCCATATTTTCTCTCCTCTACTGTTATAGTAATTTTTATATTCTGTCTGGCTGAGAGAAACACCATATTTAATGGATAAATATGATGCTACCTGCTGCATTTCCATAGGGGAAAGTACTCGGTCATAAAGTAAAATTTCTCCAATATATCCAGAAAATCCTTCAAGTGGCAGATGAGCTATTTTTCCTGCTAAATGAAGTTCGTACTGAGAAGATTTATTTGGGGTATTATTTTCCTTGGACTCTAGATTTTTATAATGCTGGTAATAATGAATTTTTACCTTGTCTCTATTTCCCTGCGGATAGCTGCTGTACATGGTTTTTTCCATATCAGCAAAACGACGGTTGGTAGCTACTAGTTTATACTGAGCAGCAGATGTATTTAAAAGAGACCATAGGGGGTATTCTCCCTCGTTTTTTTCTCCTTTATAAACTACAAAAAGTGAGTAATGTTCTGCTGCAGATTTTTCTAAAGGCAGAGAAATTGTTTTTCCTTCTTTGATGTAAAAAACTGGATTTCCATTGATGCTAAGCCCTTCTGCTTTATCAAAATGAATTTCCTGTCCTTTTATTTTTTCTTTTACCTGTGTTTTTCCTTTTTCCTTTTCGGTTTTTATCCAGTAGAGCGGAGTGGGAACTCCTGAAGGATATTTTTCTTGTGCATAAACCTTATAAAAGGAAAGTAAAACTCCTAGTGAAAAATAAAGTTTCCTCATATTTTTCGTATATTTTAAAAGTTATTGTATCCGTCAAAAGTAAAGCGGTAACCGATATCGAGGAAAAAAGCATTGACCATGTTATTCTGCTCTCGGTAGCGGTGTCCATTCTGCTGTGTTTCCAAAGCGTCTGACAATCCCAAATGATAACGGATGCCTATATTCAGTTTATTATCAAACTCATAACCAATACCCATACCTAAATGGAAATAGTCCTTCCCTTCCAATGACTGTTTTAAAACATTCTGTACCACAGCATCAGGCTCAAAATAAACACCCGACCTTCTGGACATCTCTGCTCCATTGGAGCGGTATTCCAAAACATCTTTATCTAAATTAAAGTTAAAATAAGGACCTGCTCCTGCATAAAAACCTTCTGTAAAGTAAAACTTTACCATAACCCCTGCATTGAGGCTATGATAAGGAAATTTAAGGGTATAGTTTAATCCGTTGGTGTCGGTATATTCAACTTGTCCAGGCTGGTAGGAATAGTAGAGTTCTGGCTGAAAACTGATTCTCACTTCAGGATAGTACCAGTTTAAGAAAGCTCCTGCTCCATAACCAAATTTATAGGGTTCTTTTATGGTATAACTTGCATATATATTATCAGGGATAAGTACCTTTTCAATATTGGTGATTTTAGAATATATTCCTCCTGCAAATACACCATAAGTAATTCTTCTTTCTAAACGCTGTCCATATGCTGCTGAAGCAGAAATCAGCAACAACAAAAATCCTATTTTTTTCATTTCTTTTTACCAATTATGAAAACTATATCCTACAGAGAGACTTAGATGAGAGCTGCGATTAGTGTTTTCCAAAAATTGAAAAGAAGTCACTCTATTTCCTATCATATCTCCCACACCATGATAATATCTTAAATCAAAATGAAAATTATCCTCAAGTTCATATCCTAAGGAAAAGCTCAGATTAAAATCATCCTTCCCCACAATTCCTTCTCTATAGAACTGACGAAAATTGGTGTCATAGAGACCATTACGCTCTTTGGAGTTATAACTTATTGCATGTGGAGTAAGATTTTTAGAATAGAAGGCTCCTATGCCTATATTTAACCCTAAGAAAGGATATACCTTATAAATTCCGCCAAGCATTAAATATGAATACCTAAGCCCTAGTTTGTAACTACTGCCCGTGGTTTCGTTGTTGTAATTTACTTCTGCGCCTGAATAACGAAATAATAGCTCCGGCTGAATAGCAACTCTGGAAGCAGGAAGTTTATAATTTAAAAAAAGACCGCCTTCAACTCCAAAAACACCCTTACTTGTAATATCAAACAATTGTCGATTGTTTTCCCTTCCAATAAGCATCTCTGGGAGATTGGTAACACGGGAATGCAGAGCTCCAAGTTTCAGACCATAGGTTAAATTATCTAAATACTGACCTTTGGATAGTCCAGAAATTAGCAGTAGCATTAAACCTAGTTTCTTCATCTTCTATTTGAATGTTTATTTAACAAATTTTAACACTCTCAAATGTATAAGCTTTTATATTCCTATGCAATATGACTTTTATCATGATTTTATTTTTTTTAATAAAAAGCTACTTAACTATATAGTTACTATTATTCCAAACTCCATAATTTAAAATCATTCTTCTTGAATTTTTCCTCTTCTTCTTTATCTTTATTCACAACTATCCGAAAGTAGATAAATAAAAAGTGCTTGAGAATGCTTTACTTTGAAAAAGATCTAACAAATTTTCAAATATGGCATTTTTCAGGCGTTCCAAAAATACTAACAAACCCATTCTTGGGCAAGTGATATAGAGTTATTTTTCAAGGCAATGAAACAAAACCTTCAAATTAAAACCTTTATTGGAACGAGCGAAAACGCAGTAAAGTCACAAATTTATGTAGGATTTGATGTTTCTGACAGTTTGGATGTTCAAAGTAGTTTAGCTGCGTTGAAAAAAGCAATAAAATGCAGAAAGAAAAACAATAAACAACCTTTAATTCATCACTCGAACAGAGGATTACAATATTGTAGTACAGATTACCAATGCTTGCTAAATGAAAATAATATTTTATGTAGTATGACAGAAAGTTACGATCCTTATGCTAATGCTGTAGCAGAACGAGTAAATGGCATATTAAAGCAAGAATTTATGATTGATATGTATGGAAATAATTTACATGATAAAATTCAATTAGTTAAAGATGCTATTGATAAATACAACAATCTAAGACCTCATTATTCCTGTCATTACTTAACACCACAGCAAATGCACAAACAGAATAAAATTAAAATCAAAACATATAAAAAAATTGATGCTGAAAAGCTATCTTTTCAGCATCAATTAAATTAAATATCTTTGTAATATTAATTGTAACGCTTTTTTAGGACGCTACAGTCCGCAAAGAAGCAGAATAAAGAAGCCGAGATTTTAAGAGAAAAAAGCCCGAAAAAGAGCCTTAAAAAGTCCATTTACAAGCCAAAAAACGACCGACAAAAGCCCCCGAAAATCAGCCGAACCAAAAAGAGAAAAACAAACGAAAAAAAGCCCCGAAAAAAGAAGAAAATCAAAACCTAAAAAAACACCCAA includes:
- a CDS encoding transposase; its protein translation is MDVQSSLAALKKAIKCRKKNNKQPLIHHSNRGLQYCSTDYQCLLNENNILCSMTESYDPYANAVAERVNGILKQEFMIDMYGNNLHDKIQLVKDAIDKYNNLRPHYSCHYLTPQQMHKQNKIKIKTYKKIDAEKLSFQHQLN
- a CDS encoding outer membrane beta-barrel protein, with product MKKLGLMLLLISGLSKGQYLDNLTYGLKLGALHSRVTNLPEMLIGRENNRQLFDITSKGVFGVEGGLFLNYKLPASRVAIQPELLFRYSGAEVNYNNETTGSSYKLGLRYSYLMLGGIYKVYPFLGLNIGIGAFYSKNLTPHAISYNSKERNGLYDTNFRQFYREGIVGKDDFNLSFSLGYELEDNFHFDLRYYHGVGDMIGNRVTSFQFLENTNRSSHLSLSVGYSFHNW
- a CDS encoding outer membrane beta-barrel protein, which translates into the protein MKKIGFLLLLISASAAYGQRLERRITYGVFAGGIYSKITNIEKVLIPDNIYASYTIKEPYKFGYGAGAFLNWYYPEVRISFQPELYYSYQPGQVEYTDTNGLNYTLKFPYHSLNAGVMVKFYFTEGFYAGAGPYFNFNLDKDVLEYRSNGAEMSRRSGVYFEPDAVVQNVLKQSLEGKDYFHLGMGIGYEFDNKLNIGIRYHLGLSDALETQQNGHRYREQNNMVNAFFLDIGYRFTFDGYNNF
- a CDS encoding T9SS type A sorting domain-containing protein → MRKLYFSLGVLLSFYKVYAQEKYPSGVPTPLYWIKTEKEKGKTQVKEKIKGQEIHFDKAEGLSINGNPVFYIKEGKTISLPLEKSAAEHYSLFVVYKGEKNEGEYPLWSLLNTSAAQYKLVATNRRFADMEKTMYSSYPQGNRDKVKIHYYQHYKNLESKENNTPNKSSQYELHLAGKIAHLPLEGFSGYIGEILLYDRVLSPMEMQQVASYLSIKYGVSLSQTEYKNYYNSRGEKIWDYTEHKEFNQNITAVGKDKEGEISQMVSRNSNDEQMITVGLTAKNGKEIPDGYFVFWSDNGKELELKKQKEGQPRGLSRVWLMDYHKHSDIELHWKADPRVLPPLSSDKEAKSSEKNDYYWLVTDSSKERLFHPTSTKYHKLGKVSSQKPFILNNWEDSANGQTAYSIWIAPEMFSHLDIEASKCRESLSGKVRFNIVGGQAPYHVTLHREETPSYQQSMNLSSEELNQKALRLSSGKYLYNISDAYGRTYKDSFYLSDGDAPLPNLNSEYIIAKKPLLLSPEESLPKGNYAYQWYQNGRLVSENKNYLLSQAGDYELRIKNEHGCKSVSKFKTYVENEIADSQILLYPNPAPGGNFTLQAAFPKTTSGQVSIYTIEGRLMQSQNFYNLSQYEYHGNIGVSGVYIIHIKTLLGENSLKLIVH